The proteins below come from a single Terriglobia bacterium genomic window:
- a CDS encoding SAM-dependent chlorinase/fluorinase: RPSPSPTFEGRDVFAPAAAWIARGTELHHFGAPADDLVRLETLHPAFRPGTVARVRVLVVDRFGNATLDLARRDVEPILSAGAPAPRIVVETPGGPVMDLLRTYGDGAPGRPFLLFNSAGHLEVAVREARASEKLGLTPGKEVAVAIR, encoded by the coding sequence AGGCCTTCCCCGTCCCCGACGTTCGAGGGGCGGGATGTCTTCGCCCCGGCGGCGGCCTGGATCGCGCGCGGCACGGAGCTTCACCATTTCGGCGCGCCCGCCGACGACCTCGTGAGGCTCGAGACCCTCCACCCGGCGTTCCGCCCGGGTACCGTCGCCCGGGTGCGGGTGCTCGTCGTGGACCGTTTCGGAAACGCGACGCTCGACCTCGCGCGGCGGGACGTCGAGCCGATTCTCTCCGCGGGGGCCCCGGCCCCGCGGATCGTCGTCGAGACGCCCGGCGGGCCGGTGATGGATCTGCTCCGCACGTACGGCGACGGCGCACCGGGCCGGCCGTTCCTCCTGTTCAACTCCGCGGGCCACCTCGAGGTCGCCGTGCGGGAGGCCCGCGCCTCGGAGAAGCTCGGCCTGACGCCGGGGAAGGAGGTGGCGGTCGCCATCCGCTGA
- a CDS encoding DUF5989 family protein — MSYLGVVREIWEFLTQRKKYWLLPLVLLLLLLGLLIVLTAGSALAPFIYTVF; from the coding sequence TTGTCCTACCTCGGCGTCGTACGGGAGATCTGGGAGTTTCTGACCCAGCGGAAGAAGTACTGGCTCTTGCCGCTGGTCCTTCTGCTGCTCCTGCTCGGGCTCCTCATCGTTCTCACGGCGGGAAGCGCGTTGGCGCCGTTCATCTACACGGTCTTCTGA